A region of Streptomyces sp. NBC_01267 DNA encodes the following proteins:
- a CDS encoding phosphotransferase, which produces MTPADPTGQQRRPPADLTTTHTLDIGPTTVVKRYRSWDRDEPRREWQTLTLLARHAPGLAPRPLDRSAHPPAVTMERVPGTPLRGTHVGPAQTTALAAALTRLHEAVPRTQLDALPPRLWPPALILRGVRDQCAQPSPTAPDTDPTEQAALSAGTAWISAPHLDTLAATEPTTPVLGFADGNLANYLWDGTRIRLVDFESAGRADRIHELAEITEHISAWSDSELDTDTLLGHFTLTLAETRRLRELRRLTALMWLCMLTLDRATAHPRNPPGTVTRQARRLLHLLN; this is translated from the coding sequence ATGACACCCGCCGATCCCACGGGCCAACAGCGCCGCCCCCCTGCCGACCTCACCACCACCCACACCCTCGACATCGGCCCCACCACCGTCGTCAAGCGCTACCGGTCCTGGGACCGCGACGAACCCCGCCGCGAATGGCAGACCCTCACCCTCCTCGCCCGGCACGCCCCCGGCCTCGCCCCACGCCCACTCGACCGGTCGGCCCACCCACCGGCCGTCACCATGGAACGCGTCCCCGGCACCCCCCTGCGCGGCACCCACGTCGGCCCCGCACAGACCACCGCACTCGCCGCAGCACTCACCCGCCTCCACGAAGCCGTCCCCCGCACCCAACTCGACGCCCTCCCGCCACGACTCTGGCCCCCGGCCCTCATCCTGCGCGGCGTACGCGACCAGTGCGCACAACCCTCACCCACCGCACCGGACACCGACCCCACCGAACAGGCCGCCCTCAGCGCAGGCACCGCCTGGATCTCCGCACCCCACCTCGACACCCTCGCCGCCACCGAACCCACCACCCCCGTCCTCGGCTTCGCCGACGGCAACCTCGCCAACTACCTGTGGGACGGCACCCGCATCCGCCTCGTCGACTTCGAGAGCGCGGGCCGCGCCGACCGCATCCACGAACTCGCCGAGATCACCGAACACATATCGGCCTGGTCCGACAGCGAACTCGACACCGACACCCTCCTCGGCCACTTCACCCTCACCCTCGCCGAAACCCGCCGCCTGCGCGAACTCCGCCGCCTCACCGCCCTCATGTGGCTCTGCATGCTCACCCTCGACCGCGCCACCGCACACCCCCGCAACCCACCCGGAACCGTCACCCGCCAAGCACGCCGGCTGCTCCACCTCCTGAACTGA
- a CDS encoding DsbA family protein codes for MRVRRWRRVAGVAVGAVVALVAVGCGPEESAAEKPAGKPAPVTTPYKVLPERLESDGTTITVGDPAARRTVALYEDPRCPVCRTFEETGGAPAALDLARERTVKMQYTLASFLDKSLGGHGSVRAVNALRAALEQGKFAEYHAVLYRDQPEESVDGFTTARLLELASKVPGLRGARFDKAVEDMTYRSFVTRSEAAFESSGAEGTPTVLLDGAAIPQDQQSVVFDRGQFAKYLTLWAAAG; via the coding sequence ATGCGGGTGCGCAGGTGGAGACGGGTTGCCGGGGTCGCGGTGGGCGCGGTGGTGGCGCTGGTCGCTGTGGGGTGCGGGCCGGAGGAGAGTGCGGCGGAGAAGCCGGCGGGGAAGCCCGCGCCGGTGACGACTCCGTACAAGGTGCTGCCCGAGCGGCTGGAGAGCGACGGCACCACGATCACCGTGGGTGATCCCGCTGCCCGTAGGACGGTCGCGCTGTACGAGGATCCGCGGTGCCCGGTCTGCAGGACGTTCGAGGAGACGGGTGGCGCGCCTGCGGCGCTGGATCTGGCGCGGGAGCGGACGGTGAAGATGCAGTACACGCTCGCGTCGTTCCTGGACAAGTCGCTCGGGGGGCACGGTTCGGTCCGGGCGGTCAACGCGCTGCGGGCGGCCCTGGAGCAGGGGAAGTTCGCGGAGTACCACGCGGTGCTGTACCGGGATCAGCCCGAGGAGTCGGTGGACGGTTTCACCACTGCGCGGTTGCTGGAGCTTGCGTCGAAGGTGCCGGGGTTGCGGGGTGCGCGGTTCGACAAGGCGGTCGAGGACATGACGTACCGGAGTTTCGTGACGCGGTCCGAGGCGGCTTTCGAGAGCAGTGGGGCGGAGGGGACGCCGACGGTGCTGCTGGACGGTGCGGCGATTCCGCAGGATCAGCAGAGTGTCGTCTTCGACCGGGGCCAGTTCGCGAAGTATCTGACGCTGTGGGCGGCGGCGGGCTGA
- a CDS encoding chorismate mutase, producing MTETAPSVQAELDRLRGSIDNIDAAVVHMLAERFKCTQQVGHLKAQNHLPPADPAREARQIARLRSLAESARLDPAFAEKLLNFIVAEVIRHHEQIADGSENNT from the coding sequence ATGACCGAGACAGCCCCGTCCGTACAGGCCGAACTGGACCGCCTCCGCGGATCCATCGACAACATCGACGCCGCCGTCGTCCATATGCTCGCCGAACGCTTCAAATGCACCCAGCAGGTCGGCCACCTCAAGGCACAGAACCACCTGCCGCCCGCCGACCCGGCCCGCGAGGCCCGCCAGATCGCCAGGCTGCGCAGCCTCGCCGAGAGCGCCAGACTGGACCCGGCCTTCGCGGAGAAACTCCTCAACTTCATCGTCGCGGAAGTCATCCGCCACCACGAACAGATCGCGGACGGCTCCGAGAACAACACCTGA
- a CDS encoding helix-turn-helix domain-containing protein → MYHTWMRYFTPSPVHHKLGLVCLGVGLQHGTLPPVGPRTLDHHVAVVVSAGTGWYRGADGRRTPVTAPALIWITPGTTHHYGADPATGWDESFVDFTGPATTTYTELGYIEPDRPVVPLTDVAAARAAVGRIARAARRGNPLLEVETGAAVHELLVALRRARADTDAEGAPVLQALARDAFQPLTVAEHASRHGMTPAELRHAVRQGAGCSPKDYLLGIRLGRAKELLAATDLPVAAVARRVGYDDPAYFSRLFTRRVGKAPVIFRQQQGHTVPGGWSDQIPDPDDPPTITT, encoded by the coding sequence ATGTACCACACCTGGATGCGCTACTTCACCCCCAGCCCCGTCCACCACAAACTCGGCCTCGTCTGCCTCGGCGTCGGCCTCCAGCACGGCACCCTGCCCCCGGTCGGCCCCCGCACCCTCGACCACCACGTCGCCGTCGTCGTCAGCGCCGGCACCGGCTGGTACCGCGGCGCCGACGGACGCCGCACCCCCGTCACCGCGCCCGCACTGATCTGGATCACCCCCGGCACCACCCACCACTACGGCGCCGACCCCGCCACCGGCTGGGACGAATCCTTCGTCGACTTCACCGGCCCCGCCACCACCACGTACACCGAACTCGGCTACATCGAACCCGACCGGCCCGTCGTCCCCCTCACCGACGTCGCAGCCGCCCGCGCCGCCGTCGGACGCATCGCCCGCGCCGCCCGCCGCGGCAACCCGCTGCTCGAAGTGGAGACCGGCGCCGCCGTCCACGAACTCCTCGTCGCCCTGCGCCGCGCCCGCGCCGACACCGACGCCGAAGGCGCCCCCGTCCTCCAGGCACTCGCCCGCGACGCCTTCCAGCCGCTGACCGTCGCCGAACACGCCTCCCGCCACGGCATGACCCCCGCGGAACTGCGCCACGCCGTACGGCAAGGAGCGGGCTGCAGCCCCAAGGACTACCTCCTGGGCATCCGCCTGGGCCGCGCCAAGGAACTCCTCGCCGCCACCGACCTCCCGGTGGCCGCCGTCGCCCGCCGCGTCGGCTACGACGACCCGGCGTACTTCTCCCGGCTGTTCACCCGCCGCGTCGGAAAGGCCCCCGTCATCTTCCGCCAGCAGCAGGGACACACCGTCCCCGGCGGCTGGAGTGACCAGATACCGGACCCCGACGACCCGCCGACGATCACGACGTAA
- a CDS encoding glycoside hydrolase family 35 protein, giving the protein MADFTVGDEDFRMDGRPVRLLSGALHYFRVHEGQWGHRLAMLRAMGLNAVETYVPWNLHEPQQGRFHDVQALGRFLDAAHEAGLWAIVRPGPYICAEWENGGLPHWLTGSLGRRVRTRDAEYLRHVDRWFHRLLREVVPRQIDRGGAVIMVQVENEYGSYGSDQVYLRHLAGLLRRLGVSVPLFTSDGPEDHMLTGGSVPGVLATANFGAGAREGFDVLRRHQPKGPLMCMEFWCGWFDHWAAEPVVRDPADAARALREILECGASVNVYMAHGGTNFAGWAGANRSGDLHDGELQPTVTSYDYGAPVDEYGRPTEKFWLFREVLAEYADGPLPELPAAPDALGAPVDAVLPEWVPLGEVTDALGGPEEETGVPPTFEELDVDRGLVRYRVKVPGPRRPYPLTVPGLRDTALMFVDGVRTELGAPVAGPASVELWVESLGRVNYGPLVGEAKGLTGGVLHERQYLHGVRARGLRLDAFDDAGAVAKLPFRAAESGGRGLHRGTFEVSGAGDATLELPGWERGFVWVNGFCLGRYWSAGPQDSLFVPGPVLREGENEVWVLELAGAEPGSGAGSAGAPRLRFR; this is encoded by the coding sequence GTGGCTGATTTCACGGTGGGTGACGAGGATTTCCGGATGGACGGGCGGCCGGTGCGGCTGCTGTCGGGGGCATTGCACTATTTCCGGGTGCACGAGGGGCAGTGGGGGCATCGGCTGGCGATGCTCCGGGCCATGGGGCTCAATGCTGTGGAGACGTATGTCCCATGGAATCTGCACGAGCCTCAGCAGGGACGATTCCATGATGTGCAGGCGTTGGGCCGGTTCCTGGACGCGGCGCACGAGGCCGGGCTGTGGGCGATCGTGCGCCCGGGTCCGTACATCTGCGCCGAGTGGGAGAACGGCGGGCTGCCGCACTGGCTGACCGGGTCGTTGGGCCGGCGGGTGCGGACGCGTGACGCTGAGTATCTGCGTCATGTGGATCGCTGGTTCCACCGTCTGTTGCGTGAGGTGGTGCCCCGGCAGATCGACCGGGGCGGTGCGGTGATCATGGTGCAGGTCGAGAACGAGTACGGCAGTTACGGCTCCGACCAGGTGTATCTGCGCCATCTCGCGGGGCTGTTGCGGCGGCTGGGGGTGAGTGTGCCGCTGTTCACGTCGGACGGGCCCGAGGATCACATGCTGACGGGTGGTTCGGTGCCGGGTGTGCTGGCCACGGCGAACTTCGGGGCGGGCGCGCGGGAGGGCTTCGACGTGCTGCGCCGCCATCAGCCGAAGGGCCCGCTGATGTGCATGGAGTTCTGGTGCGGCTGGTTCGACCACTGGGCGGCCGAGCCGGTCGTACGGGATCCGGCGGACGCGGCGCGGGCGTTGCGGGAGATCCTGGAGTGCGGCGCCTCGGTGAATGTGTACATGGCGCACGGGGGGACGAACTTCGCGGGGTGGGCGGGCGCGAACCGCTCCGGTGACCTGCACGACGGTGAGCTGCAGCCGACCGTGACGTCGTACGACTACGGTGCGCCGGTCGACGAGTACGGGCGGCCGACGGAGAAGTTCTGGCTGTTCCGTGAGGTGCTCGCCGAGTACGCGGACGGTCCGCTGCCGGAGCTGCCCGCGGCGCCGGACGCGCTCGGGGCGCCGGTGGACGCCGTGCTGCCCGAGTGGGTGCCGCTCGGGGAGGTGACGGACGCGCTGGGTGGTCCCGAGGAGGAGACGGGGGTGCCGCCGACGTTCGAGGAGCTGGACGTGGACCGCGGTCTGGTCCGCTACCGGGTGAAGGTGCCGGGTCCGCGCCGTCCGTATCCGCTGACGGTGCCGGGCTTGCGTGACACGGCGCTGATGTTCGTCGACGGGGTGCGGACCGAGCTGGGTGCTCCGGTGGCGGGGCCCGCTTCGGTGGAGTTGTGGGTGGAGTCGCTGGGGCGGGTCAACTACGGTCCGCTGGTGGGTGAGGCGAAGGGGCTCACGGGCGGGGTGCTGCACGAGCGGCAGTATCTGCACGGGGTGCGTGCGCGTGGCCTGCGGCTGGACGCGTTCGACGACGCGGGGGCGGTCGCGAAGCTGCCGTTCCGGGCGGCGGAGTCCGGGGGGCGGGGGTTGCACCGGGGCACGTTCGAGGTGTCCGGTGCGGGTGACGCGACGCTGGAACTGCCGGGCTGGGAACGGGGGTTCGTGTGGGTGAACGGTTTCTGTCTGGGCCGTTACTGGTCGGCAGGTCCGCAGGATTCGCTGTTCGTGCCGGGGCCGGTGCTGCGTGAGGGGGAGAACGAGGTGTGGGTGCTCGAACTGGCGGGCGCCGAGCCGGGTTCCGGTGCGGGGTCCGCGGGTGCGCCGCGTCTGAGGTTCCGCTGA